The DNA window acatgttgttatcaggctgctcttgtaaatcgcttaaacctctccaactgattcagaatgctgcagcacgtgtattaacaagaactaagaaatgggatcatataactcctgtattaacttctctgcactggcttcctgttaaatcaagaatagaatttaaggtacttctcctcacctacaaggcacttgctggtgaggcaccgtcttatcttaaagagcttgttacaccgtattgtcctacaaggcatctggctccgtagatgctgggctacttgtggttcctagagttttaaaaagtaggatgggggccagagccttcagttattaagctcctcttttgtggaaccagcttccactttcagtccggggggcagactcggtcagttcatttaagataaagcttaaaacgttcctctttgatattgcttatagttagggctggctcaggttagcctggaccagcccttagttaagctgctctaggcttagactgccgggggacttcttaggacacaccgagcccctctctcactctcactctctcctcccacaatcatccatgttttattaatgtacatcactaattaagcttctttccggagttctttgtgctttctcgcctagcaggtctccgtggatcatagttccgtttggaccccggttctgactcctggctcatggctctgctgacacctgctgctgccatcatcattactttaaatatgattcatattactgtcatcataaaccaacatctttctgctctccctccccacagaagcctctgtggatggtggttctatctgatggtggttgtccctgcagtggtcctgccgtacacttgttctgctacttgcaattacttgtatcatttctgttagaggagttgaatgtattgtacatcttttacattgttgattctgtacacatgacatccattgcagtctgtccatcccgggagagggatcctcctctgacgttctctctaaggtttcttcccttttttccccattgaagggttttttcatattttggggagtttttcctgtgccgatgtgagggtttggggacagaggatgttgcatgtgtacagactgtaaagccctctgaggcaaatttgtaatttgcgattttgggctatacaaaataaaatgaattgaattgaattgaattgaatggtctcagtctctagtttcaagtcttcttcaatgcagcatgatgttcatttagtgaatgatggtccatttagagtcaaacagaccatgaagctttgggggcggggcttaacacTGAAGATGGCGGACTCGAGGCTGTAAACTTCCGTCTTGTCAACAAAACATCCAGACATGGACTGAAATGTGTTAACCTCCATCTATCTGATGACGAGTAGCTAAGAGGCTTATCTCCTCACAGGACAACACACATCTGGATTGCATcaccagggggaggggggctaaTGGTATTTATGTaacttcaaataataataaacccaCAAGGGAAAACCGATACTGTTTGTACAGATGTATGAATGATGGACGTCAACGGAAGCTTTTTTTATGTCAAGAgaacagattattatttttaaagttaaatatcTATAATTCCAGCTtcttaaatgtgaatgttttgtgtttttctttacttGTCTTTGACAGTAAACTGAATAATACGTAACTAAGTACTTCACCTAAGTAGTATTTTGAAGAACTTGTCTTTATACAACAGTGAATTAAAGTGGTAGATTTTCTATACTAGTACCGGAATAATTTAAAAGACTtacaggagggggaggaggaggagggagagggaggaggaggagggaggagggagagtaggagggagagggaggaggaggagggagaggagggagaggagggaggagggaggagggaggagggggaggagagggaggaggagagggaggagggagcaggATAAATGAAGCTGGAGGAAGGTGAAGCGAATTTAGAAGCAGGAAGCATCGagtgtttctctctttgtcagCAAGCAGCCACGCAGCgtcgtctcctcttcctcctccatcgtctcctcctcctcctccatcatctcctcctcgaccacgtcctcctcctttcccatGCTGCCGCAGGTCTCCGCGGAGCGGCCATGGCAAAGATCCGGGTGTCGTACGAGTACTCCGAGGCCGAGGACAAGAGCATCCGGCTGGGCTTGTTCCTGATCTTCTGCGGGGTTCTGAGCCTCTTCATCCTGGGCTTCTGCTGGTTGAGCCCAACGCTGCAAAGTCTGCAGAGCAAACCAGCCAACTGCACGGTGAGCCCTGCTTCTACTAGTGGTACTAGGCTGCTTCTACTAGTGGTAAGAACCAGCTATAGAAAGCCTCCTGGTTTCAGGTGTTTCACTGGTTTCAGTAGTTTCACTGGTTTTAGGTGTTTCACTGGTTTTAGTGGGCTCAGGTGTTTCAGTGGGGTTAGGTGGTTTAGTGGTTTCACTGGTTTCaggtgttttagtggtttaaagtGATTCACTTGTTTTAGTGGTTTCAGTGGCTTCACTGGTTTAAAGTGTTTCACTTGTTTCAGGTGTTTCAGTGGTTTCAGTGGTTTCATGTGTTTCAGTGGTTTCAGGTGTTTTAGTGGTTGCAGGTGTTTCAGTGGTTTCATGTGTTTCAGTGGTTTCAGGTGTTTCAGTGGTTTCAGTGGTTTCAGGTGTTTCAGTGGTTTCATGTGTTTCAGTGGTTTCAGGTGTTTCAGTGGTTTCAGTGGTTTCATGTGTTTCAGTGGTTGCAGGTGTTTCAGTGGTTTCAGTTGGCTCATGTGTTTCAGGTGTTTCAGTGGTTTCACGTGTTTCAGTGGTTTCGGGTGTTTCAGTGGTTGCAGGTGTTTCAGTGGTTTCAGTCGGCTTATGTGTTTCAGTGGTTTCAGTTGTTTCACTGGTTTCATTGGTTTCAGCTGTTTCAGTGGTTTCAGTTATTTCACTGGTTTCATTGGTTTCAGCTGTTTCAGTGGTTTCAGCTGTTTCAGTGGTTGCAGGTGTTTCAGTGGTTTTAGTGATTTCAGTCGGCTCATGTGTTTCAGTGGTTTCATGTGTTTCAGTGGCTTTCCTCCTGCTGCACACTTTCCCTCTGGAGGATTTGAACTGTTCTCCCAGCAGCTGGATCCCTGCTGTCTGGTGATTTACGAGCCGTTAGCTCATGGCGGCGTCCTGGAATCGTTTCCATTACCCGGAGTGGAGCCGCGTGTTCTTCTGTCTGGTTAAATCAAACTCACGAGAGTCCACTCGGTTCAACATGAATCACACAGACATCTGTGAACGTCTGTGACCTCGTGAGGATGAAAAACCACGTTGATCAGATCTGCTCAGactgatttgtgtctttatgtgtTTCATATATTCTGCCTACGGTCCTTTAATGAGCGCGGAGAAGAAGTGCAGCCTTCCCTCTTTACTTTAATCCAAATCACTCTCATCCACGATGCTGAATGCTGAGCTGgtgggaggaagcagaggagccGACAGGAAGCCCACGCTGGGCAACATGCAAACTCCCAGCGTAAACTGCACCACGCATCAAAATATATCTCCTTAAAGCTGCTCAATGCAGAATTCAAGGCCCATTTTATTGCCTCATTATGGCTCTCAACATGGAGAACTAATCATGCCAACtgtgctaacagcgctaacagcgctaacagcgCCGGCTCTGTTCCACCATTGTGCTGCTACTCATGAACAGTCACGAGGTGCCCGTTAGCTTGATTTGATGGCTAGCTAACTCGGCTACATTCGCCCTacagatgtattttttaaagtgACAAACATCGTGTGTCATTTGAGACGGTATCTTGGTTGCCATTGACTACCgcacattttagtttatttcaaAACTAATTTCAGACAAAAGTGAACTTAGAtctagatttttttgtttttgttctgaccGATGAACTAACAAAGCTAACAAAGCTAGCAGTAGCTCCGCAAGATGAGGTTTATatcatgtttgtatgttttaaatgtactaATTTAAAAGAACACTTCTAACGTGCTGCGTAAATGATAGCATTCGCTAAAGCTAGCACCGGAATCATAAACTGATCCCTGAAGAACGCAGACATTCAGAAcatgtattgttttttaaaattatatttgctacaaatattgaattgttttgttacttgtttttgCTGTTATTGGATCCATAGGAACAATCCTCAATGAAGACGACCTTTTAAGGGCAATGACGATCCATTTACAATGTGTTGTGTAGCGGTCACAGTGAGGTTCTCTTTAGCTCCGCCCTCTGATGGTGCAGGTGGTGTCGGTGCTGCGTCCGGAGGAGATGTTTGAGTGCGTGTTCACGTGCGGCGCCGACTGTAAGGGGACGTCTCTCTACCCGTGCCTGCAGATCTTCGTCAACAACTCGGAGTCAAACTCGGTGGCTCTGCTGCACTTCGATGAGCAACAGCTGGTCCTCAACCCGAAGGTAACCATAGAAACGGCTCTTCAtggggattattattattattctgtcaTGTGGCATCTTGCGCCAACAtctgatgtaaaaaaacaagaaataaaatagATTAGCTACTCTAGCTGTAACCATGACTACCAATGCAGGAAAGTATGGTAAGTTTGTACTTCAAACATATGCTTCTCTCTATTCTACTCTCTACTTCATCATTCTAAAGATCACCCGATAGACTATATTTCTATTAGAAATCaacctgtgtagtgaccagcagggggcgactcctctgctcccatagacgtctatgaggaaatgactctacttctgtgtagtgaccagcagggggcgactcctctgctcctatagacgtctatgaggaaatgactctacttctgtgtagtgaccagcagggggcgactcctctgctcccatagacgtctatgaggaaatgactctacttctgtgtagtgaccagcagggggcgactcctctgctcccatagacgtctatgaggaaattactctacttctgtgtagtgaccagcagggggcgactcctatgctcccatagacgtctatgaggaaatgactctacttctgtgtagtgaccagcagggggcgactcctctgctcccatagacgtctatgagaacatgactctacttctgtgtagtgaccagcagggggcgactcctctgctcccatagacgtctatgaggaaatgactctacttctgtgtagtgaccagcagggggcgactcctctgctcccatagacgtctatgaggaaatgactctacttctgtgtagtgaccagcagggggcgactcctctgctcccatagacgtctatgaggaaatgactctacttctctcttgatttattccctcagtaaacattgtaaacatgagtttatggtctcagtctctagtttcaagtcttcatctATTCTGATTGACAAGTCGAAAACTGTCATTCAGTGAGTATCCAGATACTTAAATCCTGAGTTTTGCTGCAATAATCTTAACATCGTAAAGACTTCCGTAACCGCCTCAATGAAAGCACCTGAAGCCCTTGaaggtgtgtcagtgtgttggaacaacaacaacaacaacatcaacaacaacaacatcaatgcGGTGTTGGTCTGCTTGGTCGTCCTCCTCTCAGCCTCCTTTCAGTTGGTTTGCACGTCTGGGTCGTCGCCACGGCAACAGAGTAAAtatagaggagagagagagggggcgcGTCATCGCCATGACGACCGAGCTGCATCGATGATGATGAGCAAAGCGACGGAGAGACGTGAGAGAAACTGCTGCTCTTCCCTCTCAGATCCACATGGACCAGTACCGATCATCGATGGGCTTATTGATCCTCACTGAACTCACTCTGTGGGTCGTGTTGTATACactaaatatattatatttataatgtatACTGACTCCTGTTCATTATATTGAACCCTTGATGAAGTAGATTTACTGCTGCATATTAAATGGAGGCTTTAATGTACTTCTACACACACTGTGCAGAGGTTTGCATCTCATCTAtaaatgatgacatcatttcTACAGCTGTCACTGACATCACACATTTCCCAGAAGCCATTGCAACAGCTCCGCTCGACAAGAatcaaccacaaagacacacaaaaaaaacaaatacacatgaaTCACATAAAAATTCCAAAAGATGTCAAATAATTCTAAAAgaggtttaaaacaaaaagacaaaaagttcCGATCAccacaaagaaagacagaaatacaCCAAAATAGAAATAAGAGTCTAAAGTGTAATATTGTGAGCTGGGGACCTGGTGGAGAGACGGTAGATCCTCAGGAGACCAGCAGAGGATCTGCTCATAATAACTAAAGTTCTACAGCGGTTCAGAGGAAGAAGCTCTGCAGCTGGTTTCACATTAGTGAGCCGGTGATTTCCTGCTTGGTGGCTTAATGAAGTTATGAATTTAACCACATTTGATATGAACGTATGAAAAACTGTAATTACAAAACgaatcatttaaaacaaatgaattattaaactAAATCCAATATTTGTTGTTAAAGTTTAGtgaaaaacagagaagaagCTGAAAGGTCACCAGAGAGAATCATTAATGTATGaaatgtgtgcgtatgtgtgtgtgtgtacatgtgtgtgtgttaaactaaTTAACAGTAATGTGGTAGATCTTCTGGAGCTCCATGACGTCgggggggagtgtgggggggtccagccaggagccccccccccccccccttcactaaATGAAAGCAGTGTATCTTTGAGTAGAAATACCACACGGTGTAAAAATACTCTGTTCTAAGTACAACGTGTACCTCTACATGCAGTGATCCATCATATTAATACTAGTACTCATTAATACTCTGTACACGTATCAGTGTGTCATCTTCCAAAAGTACATTAAGAGTACATCAGAAGTACTTCTCTCACTTTTCCTGCTGGATTTGTGCATCGCCTCAGAAGAACCCTCcacgtgtcacacacacacacacacacacacacacacacacacacacacacacacacacacacgcacacacacacacacacacacacacacactctccagaTCTCATTGAGACCTTTTATTAAGGTCTCAGCCTGTTGGCATGGCAACACTCATCACCTGCCAGTGATGACCTGCTTATGATGTCACAGGGCGAGGTGCGTGTGATTGGCCGGCTGATGAATTGACTCTGACACACAGACGGTGTCTACAGCTTCTCTAACAGCCAATCACATCGTATAAAGGTCGCATaaaggtcacatgacatcatgcCCCCCCAGTAGGGAACCACTGATCATCAAGCAGCTCGATTCTGAAGTCGTTTTTCACTTTGTGCGTCTGATGTTTCGTCGTCTGCAGCGacttcctgaccccccccccccccccttctgtgtAGCAATCACACTGTCGCCACGGCAACCAGTTGCTCCATTGAAAACCATCAAAGTGCCAATCAGCCTCCTGCTCCGTTCAGTCAGTGTGTGAAGAgccataaataaaatatgtttaaccCTAatttataaagaaataaaatactcGTTCTCTCATTGCAGAGACGAACGACCACGTTGTGAATCGATGACGTTTGACGATTAAACTATTGATCCAGCGATCGTCTTCTGTCCCTCAGTGCTCCTACGTCCCCCCCTGTGAGCGGGACAACCAGAAGAACAAGGACAGCGTCCTCTGGTGGGAGGACTACTTCAGCAAGGAGGTCAGCAGCCAGACCTTCACCTGCTTCTTCAACCAGCAGaggaggtgacacacacacacacacacacacacacacacacacatgcacacacacacacacacatgcacacatgcacacatacatgcacgcacacacacacacacatgcacacatacacacacgcacacacacacatgcacacacacacacacacacacacacacacacacacacacacacacatgcacacatacatgcacgcacacacacacacacatgcacacatacacacacgcacacacacacacacatgcacacatacacacacgcacacacacacacacgcacacacacacacacatgcacacatacacacacgcacacacacacacacacacacacatgcacacacacacacacacacacacacacacacgcacacacacacgcacgcacacacgcacgcacgcacacacacacatgcacacatgcacacatgcacacatgcgcacacacacacacacacacacacacacacacacgcacacacacacacacacatgcacacacacacatgcacacatacacacacacacgcacacacacacacacacacacacacacacacgtgtctttATTCAGGCGACTTGTTCTTTCTCTACGAGACGAAGCTCCTCTTATTTGAACCTGCGTCTCGTGAACCAGGATCTCAAAGGGActaaagacgaggacatttGTCCCTTGATGGTCGGTTCAGTCTGGACTCTTTTCATGATGAAGATTATTTAAACTTTATTAATAATTACTActttatttgactttatttaACCTGAAATTAATCAATCAAAGGTTTTGTGCAGTAAACATTGTTTCTTTCTAAAGAGGCGCTTTAAGCTGCCTGATTGGTTGCTTGGTGACAGGTGAACCAGAGACGCGTACGTCGTCCTCAGTCCAAACACgtctcttcctgttcactgcGACGACCAAAACGACGAAATACAGACTTTAAAAAGGCTTCGCCCACTTCTTACAAACATCAGCGTGAAGTATCTAACTCTGTGTGTGCTTCATCCC is part of the Pungitius pungitius chromosome 2, fPunPun2.1, whole genome shotgun sequence genome and encodes:
- the LOC119211225 gene encoding calcium-activated potassium channel subunit beta-4-like, encoding MKLEEGEANLEAGSIECFSLCQQAATQRRLLFLLHRLLLLLHHLLLDHVLLLSHAAAGLRGAAMAKIRVSYEYSEAEDKSIRLGLFLIFCGVLSLFILGFCWLSPTLQSLQSKPANCTVVSVLRPEEMFECVFTCGADCKGTSLYPCLQIFVNNSESNSVALLHFDEQQLVLNPKCSYVPPCERDNQKNKDSVLWWEDYFSKEVSSQTFTCFFNQQRRPDDVLWRRSHDTSVLLHCVLWPMVSLLLGTLIVLLTVCARSLAVRAEALQKRKCSYEACHDLYARASDRRGNRANDPPGTNADPEPPPPSSSPTRSLPLFAVPVRRRDREH